A single genomic interval of Halichondria panicea chromosome 2, odHalPani1.1, whole genome shotgun sequence harbors:
- the LOC135331113 gene encoding DNA-directed RNA polymerase III subunit RPC6-like isoform X2: MAAAQLAALKQEPPDLSEPGPSSDYLVLEEKILALCAEHPKGITDEMLANDQPNVHTELRMKALQRLLSQGKVDLLKQGTTLMYRARSSSSQSKTKGFEKEERLVYQIIEDSSNKGIWVRDIRIKCNLLQTQLMRILRSLESRKLIKSVKSVQASKRKVYMLYELSPDESVTGGAWYSDQDFESEFVKVLNQQCHKFLKQKAFKAQSDHKDPISRKSASYSTTAEVCKFITELGISKVSLTTGNIETILNTLLYDGLAEFTLVSSGQEGEGLQRIYRAVNPLIANTGYSRVPCGVCPVTHHYSTLTHHLVLPRHHSVLCGWSHLPVQVCVHEGLVDFLILSIHILSPLPCYNHMLVLLEVCSLQNSSNTRMNSILTGHCI, encoded by the exons ATGGCAGCAGCTCAGTTGGCTGCTCTGAAGCAAGAGCCCCCCGACCTGTCTGAGCCCGGCCCCAGCTCTGATTACCTAGTGTTAGAGGAGAAGATCCTAGCGTTGTGCGCTGAACACCCAAAGGGGATCACTGATGAGATGCTCGCCAACGATCAACCTAACGTACACACTGAGCTGAGGATGAAGGCACTACAGCGATTACTCTCACAG GGTAAGGTGGACCTCTTAAAGCAGGGCACTACTCTGATGTACAGAGCAAGGTCCTCCTCTAGCCAAAG CAAGACGAAAGGTTTCGAAAAAGAAGAACGACTTGTGTATCAGATCATCGAAGACTCTAGTAACAAGGGGATCTGGGTTCGAGATATTCGTATCAAGTGCAACCTACTGCAGACTCAACTCATGAGAATACTCCGTAGCCTGGAGAGTCGAAAGCTTATCAAATCAGTCAAGTCGGTCCAAGCCAGCAAGCGCAAGGTGTACATGCTGTACGAACTCTCACCAGACGAGTCTGTCACTGGTGGAGCGTGGTACAGCGATCAAGACTTTGAAAGTGAATTCGTGAAggtgctgaatcagcaatgtCACAAGTTCCTCAAGCAAAAG GCGTTCAAGGCTCAGTCGGACCACAAGGACCCAATCTCACGCAAGAGTGCATCGTATTCCACTACCGCAGAGGTGTGCAAGTTCATCACTGAGCTGGGCATCAGCAAG GTGAGCCTAACCACAGGCAACATTGAGACCATTCTCAACACTCTACTCTACGATGGCCTGGCAGAGTTCACGCTCGTGTCTTCAGGGCaagaaggggaggggctgcagAGGATCTATCGTGCCGTCAATCCCCTCATCGCAAACACGGGGTACAGTAGAGTTCCCTGTGGAGTGTGTCCA GTTACACACCATTACAGTACCCTCACACATCATCTTGTACTCCCTC GTCATCACTCAGTGCTGTGTGGGTGGAGCCATCTCCCCGTCCAAGTGTGCGTACATGAAGGACTGGTTGATTTTCTGATATTGTCAATTCATATACTCTCTCCTCTTCCTTGCTACAATCACATGCTG
- the LOC135331113 gene encoding DNA-directed RNA polymerase III subunit RPC6-like isoform X1: protein MAAAQLAALKQEPPDLSEPGPSSDYLVLEEKILALCAEHPKGITDEMLANDQPNVHTELRMKALQRLLSQACSECPLSYSPNLVGKVDLLKQGTTLMYRARSSSSQSKTKGFEKEERLVYQIIEDSSNKGIWVRDIRIKCNLLQTQLMRILRSLESRKLIKSVKSVQASKRKVYMLYELSPDESVTGGAWYSDQDFESEFVKVLNQQCHKFLKQKAFKAQSDHKDPISRKSASYSTTAEVCKFITELGISKVSLTTGNIETILNTLLYDGLAEFTLVSSGQEGEGLQRIYRAVNPLIANTGYSRVPCGVCPVTHHYSTLTHHLVLPRHHSVLCGWSHLPVQVCVHEGLVDFLILSIHILSPLPCYNHMLVLLEVCSLQNSSNTRMNSILTGHCI from the exons ATGGCAGCAGCTCAGTTGGCTGCTCTGAAGCAAGAGCCCCCCGACCTGTCTGAGCCCGGCCCCAGCTCTGATTACCTAGTGTTAGAGGAGAAGATCCTAGCGTTGTGCGCTGAACACCCAAAGGGGATCACTGATGAGATGCTCGCCAACGATCAACCTAACGTACACACTGAGCTGAGGATGAAGGCACTACAGCGATTACTCTCACAGGCATGTAGTGAGTGTCCACTTTCCTACTCCCCTAATTTAGTG GGTAAGGTGGACCTCTTAAAGCAGGGCACTACTCTGATGTACAGAGCAAGGTCCTCCTCTAGCCAAAG CAAGACGAAAGGTTTCGAAAAAGAAGAACGACTTGTGTATCAGATCATCGAAGACTCTAGTAACAAGGGGATCTGGGTTCGAGATATTCGTATCAAGTGCAACCTACTGCAGACTCAACTCATGAGAATACTCCGTAGCCTGGAGAGTCGAAAGCTTATCAAATCAGTCAAGTCGGTCCAAGCCAGCAAGCGCAAGGTGTACATGCTGTACGAACTCTCACCAGACGAGTCTGTCACTGGTGGAGCGTGGTACAGCGATCAAGACTTTGAAAGTGAATTCGTGAAggtgctgaatcagcaatgtCACAAGTTCCTCAAGCAAAAG GCGTTCAAGGCTCAGTCGGACCACAAGGACCCAATCTCACGCAAGAGTGCATCGTATTCCACTACCGCAGAGGTGTGCAAGTTCATCACTGAGCTGGGCATCAGCAAG GTGAGCCTAACCACAGGCAACATTGAGACCATTCTCAACACTCTACTCTACGATGGCCTGGCAGAGTTCACGCTCGTGTCTTCAGGGCaagaaggggaggggctgcagAGGATCTATCGTGCCGTCAATCCCCTCATCGCAAACACGGGGTACAGTAGAGTTCCCTGTGGAGTGTGTCCA GTTACACACCATTACAGTACCCTCACACATCATCTTGTACTCCCTC GTCATCACTCAGTGCTGTGTGGGTGGAGCCATCTCCCCGTCCAAGTGTGCGTACATGAAGGACTGGTTGATTTTCTGATATTGTCAATTCATATACTCTCTCCTCTTCCTTGCTACAATCACATGCTG